In Astyanax mexicanus isolate ESR-SI-001 chromosome 7, AstMex3_surface, whole genome shotgun sequence, the genomic stretch caggtatgataatACCTATACTACTCTAATACCCTCCCACTCTTAATACTCCTCTATTAATCTTACTACTCTAACACTCTTACACTTTTAATACTCTTAATGCTCCTTTAAATATACTCATATTACTCCAATACTCCCATTCCCTTAATACTCCTCTAAAAGCCATAATACTTAAAAAATCTCACACCGCTGATGATAACAGtagtagaagtgtgtgtgtgtgtgtatgtgtgtgtgtgtaaactctgTGTAGTAAAGTTTATAACCGGGTCAGATGAACTAAAGCAGTGGAGTTGTGTGGAGTTGTTGACTCTGGCAGAAATGCAGCTGCTGCTCAGTGAGGCTATAAATACGAGCTGCACCAGCAGATCCGTCTTCTTGCTTTAGGATggatttttatttctaataatcattttatgaaaatgtttttggttctCTTGTTCTCAGTAGAAAAGAATACACTGATTAACCAAATGAAAcattatatgtgtaaatgtaaatatgtaataCATACACAAATAGAGCAAAAGTTTACTGGGGAAAACTCTTTATCTGAAAAGAGGCACTAGTACAGAGGTCACTAACAGGCAACTCAaatgttgtccaatgcggacccaaaccttttaaaatgatttcattgtatacgtgctttgcggcgcagtaaactcacagaccaatcatgtgtggtgtaagatcaccaaatgctctcctTTGCGGtaaggaaataaagaaataaataaacacactgctcctcacgcgggatcgaacccgtgttgtcagggtcgcgcaATAGCTCCAGCTATTGAATTGGGACGCgaccgtgaaaaaacgcctttataagaagagggagcccaagaatgagcgtaaaaacgagaacaggcggaaactaatgTGTCACGCCGAACGCAACAGAGAAAGACAGGCAGGTAATATACAcaaaatctgcatttttttattattattattatagatatttttaattatagttcaagcaaccttacaggatatagcactgaatcataacacaagttaaaaatcggTCCGGACCggaattttctctaactggaccatactgaattctaattaaatacccctgctctagtACATGTTGGAGCCTCTAGCTTGGATTCAAGATGAGATAAAATGATCGAGCACGGACTCAtgcaggttctgtatggcattaGGGATGTtcgaaaatattaatattattaataacatctGTATTAAAAGATAGTATCACAATATGTTTTGCAATAAtgtatcaattttcaaaaacagtatagaattgtaattattatattacatgtAAAAATAAGTGATAAAtggtcagacagtggttcatttttttCTATTCAAGCCCTTCAAGTTACAGACAGACGTTTTTCTTACCTGGCCTTGTGGTTAAAACATTTGGGGTAAAATAATTTTGCCCTTTAtgaagttctggtggaaacaggagagttgaggtgcacattgaattctgtcgtgatttgggcagctttatgttttttggaaacaatccgggttagcacaggaacatccctttcagacagcttcctcttgcgtccacagttaatcctgttggatgtggttggtccttcttggtggtatgctgacattaccctggataccgtggctcttgatacatcacaaagacttggtgtcttggtcacagatgcgtcagcaagacatgcaccaacaatttgtcctcttttgaacataatgttgtgtgtattgcaatattttgagcaaaactgtgctcttaccctgctaattaaaccttcacactctgctcttactggtgcaatgtgcaattaatgaagattggccaccaggctgctccaatttagacatgaaacctaccacactaaaatgacaggtgtttcagttccattgtccaacccctgtatttacatTCCACATGAACATGCAAACAGAGGCTGAGTGGATAAGCAGAGTGAGCAGATAGTGGAATGAACTTGGGGGTTACTGTGTGGGggttatcctgctgaaaatgttACTGCACAAGAAGCAACAGGTGAACACAGAATGTCCTTGCACATAcctctgagctgttagtgtccctgaTTTATTTACTAGGGGTGGCAGCTTGTCCAAACCTCCAAACTCGAACCCAACTGTTATTGGATCCCAAACAGAATCTGGATTTATCACGATCACACAGTTAATGTCTGTGGCAGTTCAGGTCTCTCAGCCACGACACCCCTTAAAACAAAGATAATGGTGGATAAAACAGCCTATGGACAGCAATCCGGTAATACATCCATCCTGCCTCTCTGTCCAATGATGCCCCCCTCTCAAAGCCTGTCAACTAGGTCAAATTTATTGCAGCCAAcgatctcaccaagaggtacactacccaaaagtttTGTAAGGCAGTGAACGAAGCACTTTTACACTCTCCTGTAACAAAACCCAGCATCTAATCAGACCACAACTTTACAGATTTGCAAAAAAGCAGGGGGCGGGGGGGgcgtatttgttttgttttacattttcacaaacTGTTCATGTAATCAATTAAATTCCTCACTCTTCCAACTTACGATAATGTTCTCACATTACAGCTTCAGTACAGCCTATAGCCATAtttcaaagcctaggctgcagtcaGGTTGGGCGGGTCCTCTGTAGGACTTGCAGCCTTTTGTGAAAGAGTATGAATAATAGTTATAAAAGCACACTGCTCTGGAAGCTTTATTTTGTCACTAATTTTGAGGTGCTGTTTTTCCCCTTCTTGTTGTTAGTGCAGAAAGAACTGTGGGTAGGTGAAgcttggaaggatacatcagttgtgtcctCAAACTGCCTTTTAATGTTGTCTACAATTTTCAGCTGTATTTGATGAGTGTTTCATTTTGGAACAGCGTGTAATGACAAAGCAGCCAAGAAAGTCAGCCCAACACATCTTATGCTTAGCTTATGCTTTGAAAGGAGCAGGGTCTCTCTCAGTGACTGATGTAGCTCTTCTTTAATTTGGTGTATGGGAGTGATGTTATTTTAACGTCTTGTGTAAGCGTCAGAGAGACTGACCTCATCTGAATCCTGGATCTTTTTGCAGGGTGGAGGCTCTGAGAGAAGCAGCTACAGCCATGGAGCAAGAGAGGGAGTGCCTATTAGAAATGATTCAGTCCATTCAGAACAGCCAGGAAATGAGAACCATATGTGACGGTAAGGCTCTGCCCTCTGTCTCCTCTCTGACGAGTATAACAGCATGATCACAGTAATGAGACACGCTGTTTCTCCCCCAGGAGAAAGAGAAGAGCTCACGCTTACTGCCAACAGGCTCATGACCAGAACCCTGACGGTCCAGGTCTCGGTAGACACGATCCGAAACGACCAGCAGGAAGACGCCCTGAAGAAAGCCATGGCCATTATTGATGAAATAGCCAATAATGTGCTGGACAACTTGGAGGGCGCAGTAAAGAAGCTGCAGGCTCTTCATGCTGCGTGCGTTAGCGAGGCTCCGGCCGTGCCTGTTGACCAGAAGTTTCAGAGCATCGTGATCAGCTGTGCTCTGGAAGACCAGAAGAAAATCAAGCGGCGCCTCGAGACTCTGATGAGGAACATGGGTAATGCTGAGAGAACCATTAAAATCATGGATAATCAGAAGGTTGATGAACCAAACAGTGTCAATGGCAAATAATCATGGTGCAGCTGAAGGATTACAGAACAGAGTAACTACTGTAGCAAGTGCCTTTCCTAACCACTGAGGTGACCACAGGCTTCCAGACATCACCATATTTGTACATGTTGTGCTGCACTTTAAAGGTCCTGCACAGTTTTCTTGGCGTCTGTTGTGTGACTTGGCTTAATGAGAACTTCGTTACACTTCTTAGTTCAATCACACTCAAATGTTACCTCTCTTCAGAGACATTTGacatacaatgaaaaaaaaactaatgtgtACTCAGTGTATTATCTTTAAACTTAAGCAGAATATCATCTCAATTCCAGTCTTGTCTTGAATATTAAAGGGTCCATATCCGCAAAAATCTGATCTTATTCCTTTTTTTGTGCTGCATGTAAGTATTAGGAAAGTGTCCAAATGTACTCCCATGCAGTTAATGTGGAAACTAAGCTAATATAAACAGCCCACCAATACATTTACTTACATAGGTTCTCTATTTAGATTACAGCAATCCAGCTTCACCTGTACACTCTACAAAAATACCAAGTCTCTTGTTTTTAGATAATCCAAGTGGAACAGATGTTAGGGCTgggtaatataataaaaaaacttatGCTAATGAAAAATGGTGCTGTACAGTACAACATTCTAAAATCAAAGTATATTTATGTATTCATAACGCCAGAAACACATCATGCGATATAGCTAAATAGTGGATATTTGCTTGTAAATAGCCACCAGTTGAACTTTTTTAATGGTTGTTCAGTAAGTcaatgtttctgtgtactttagtACGAGGATACTCACAATATGCACATCAATCAATAATGCCATCCCCCTGGTGCCGCCCAACCATTTGTacctcactgctatcagaggctcACTACTGTTTTATTAAGCTCTCTGTTTTccccccgcccctaaacccatacatcatccagtgcccctcaCATTTTTTCCgccttttcaaatttgagctgtgggtggagtcagctaaaatcagggggatTAATTACCCTTTAATTTCAACATAATTTACAGAAGACTGCACTGTGCTAAGCAGTTTCACCACTGACAATCCATACACGCTCCTTCTGTAACAAAATTACAGGTGTGATGATGGGATATGGCCATTTTTATATCTcctataaatacaatattttatttcaatgtttttaaGGCAGTGTTTCTTAGCCCTGGTTCTGGATCCCTCTGGTCTGCACATTTAGTGCTTTCCCTTCTCACAGCAAACCTGATTCGAATAATCAGTTCATTAAAAAGCCCTTTCAGAGTTACAggagtgtgttaaagcagggagaTCACTATGTGCTGGACAGGGTTTCCTGGAGCAGGAATGAGAAAAACTGTTTTATGCCACAGTAAGACAGATTAATTAATAAGATTAATTCTAAGGGATAAAGTGAAGTTGGGATATGTTCATGTTGAATTGGTATTATGTTCCAGGCTTGTGTTGCAAGTTAAAGACCTTAAGGGAAAATGATACAAGGATATGGATCCTTTAGCATCTCAAGTCCTGCTTATTTAAATACACTTCAGTGACCCTGACACACACATTTAGGCTTAATGATTAAACGTGTGCTGAGTGATTTAATGATGGAGGTGATGTTTTTATGCATTACTGACTCTCCCATGCGTTTACTCCTGCTGTACAGGACCTTTAATGTTGTTTGCAGGTTTTAAAGCTTCTTTTCTTTTCGTTTTGAATTAATTTCACTTCTATCACTTCACTGCATTTTCTCCAGTGAACACAGCTTATTTTCCACACTTTACTacacctctctctgtctctgacccAGAGCAGAACTTAGGTTCACATCTaaacaaatgaagaaaaaagaaaatcaaacatATTAAACATTCCTTCATATCAGTTTTCTCCAAACCTTCTTCATGCAGCTCCCTTTCCACAGACTTTAAACTAATCACAGACTTCAGAATAAAACCTGTCTCACTGTAGCTCTTCTGAGTGGGGGCACTGGAGACTTGCAAGAGACAGTATTAATTCATTAACCAGGTCTAAATGTTGATTTACAGAGATTAGAAGAATCACAGTCGTGTATCATAAGCTAATATAGGCTGTAGGTTCTAATTAGAGCCTGTCTGTCTGCCCTCTGGGGTGAATTCCTCATTGGAGTGTCAAGCTGCTGGTCATCACAGTATATAACACAGCTATCTCCACTGGTTCCCAGTACCAACAAGCTTAGTGTAAATCACACTGTTTACATTCTTACATCACAGCTGATAGCTGAGTTTACATTACACACTCAGATGGACAGTGTTAAATACTGGGATGCTTCTATCTGTATCTGTACAGTTGTGGTTTGTAGATGAACTACATTCATCATGGACATGAACATCAGCATCGGGGTTGGAATGATTTCTTTAACTGAGACACTACACCAGAGTTTGCTgctcatttaatatatatatattaagtatttatcaagtaatataaaataagaaacctcataaacaaaataataaaaactaaatgttaAGAATATtagaaaagaaacaaacaatataagatttaattaaaaataaataaaataacactaagATTATAACGATAGATatcaaataaaaaggtaaaagagaaaatagaataaataaaataatgaaataaataaaaagataaaaaaagattaaataaatgaaataaataggtAAAAggaaaaaaggtaaaacagaaaataaataaaaggataaggtaaaataaaaactcagcATAAACAGATACACTGATACAGGCTGTCTGAAAGAGGTTAGAAATGAAAGGTTAAAATAATTTAGTGACagcagtgagctgagttttagagttttctgTAGTGAactccagctcgctggtgctctGCAGTATGagggttagtgtgtgttgagctggtacctacagctgctccaccttgtagatccAGTAAAGTCAGAAACAGCAGCTCTTAATGTGTTGCTCATCCTCTATTTCTTAACCAGTGCTCATAGGACATCGCCCACTGGACAGTGTTGGGGGACTATGATACACTCACACCAGCCCaacaaataatagctgctctgtggtggtctctcctgtggagTCCTGGTCATAAAGaaaagggtgaaaggaggataataataaagaatacagagaaacagataaagatacagaACAGTGATTATAAAACTACTACAGATGCTTTTGGTCAACAGGTTTGTGGCATAATTATGGTTGGATATTTGATCACTCCTTTGAGTTCAAATAAATGTGAGTTATTTTACAGTATGAACATTCATGTCCTTGATGAGTGTATCTAAACATCTGACCACAACTATACATCAATTATCTACTCACTTTCAGTATTTTCTTATAGACATATCACAATCTCTAATCCTAGTTCAGTGATGTTACAATGCTCTTTTGATGTTGATCACAATTGGTTGTTTTACTGTAGAAAATACTTTGCATTTATTCTGTCCACTGATGATTAGAGGttacatgttgttgtttttttttttaagattaaaaatTTGTCCTACTCATTCATGCTAGTCagttgtatatcccccatcactagtgatgccacaacaccaggagtgtgaagactagcacatgcctcatccGATACATGTGCAGTCAGTCACCGcattttttcaaactgctgcagaTTCAGCTTGGAGAAAAGTGCaacaacttggttctgatacatcagctcacagatgcct encodes the following:
- the bag2 gene encoding BAG family molecular chaperone regulator 2 → MAQAKISAKINEAARSGKFSRTVSMADRSLRLLESLDDLETRVEALREAATAMEQERECLLEMIQSIQNSQEMRTICDGEREELTLTANRLMTRTLTVQVSVDTIRNDQQEDALKKAMAIIDEIANNVLDNLEGAVKKLQALHAACVSEAPAVPVDQKFQSIVISCALEDQKKIKRRLETLMRNMGNAERTIKIMDNQKVDEPNSVNGK